The following are encoded together in the Salvelinus sp. IW2-2015 unplaced genomic scaffold, ASM291031v2 Un_scaffold1333, whole genome shotgun sequence genome:
- the LOC112070460 gene encoding LOW QUALITY PROTEIN: cytoplasmic dynein 1 heavy chain 1-like (The sequence of the model RefSeq protein was modified relative to this genomic sequence to represent the inferred CDS: substituted 2 bases at 2 genomic stop codons), whose protein sequence is MTTPQAGGCGENEADMDVLDCEATGDRCVGLYSGHGPRMTRNHQRRVPREEAQDVWTGGAAHPVSGGLRAQSAQTFLTGMLLDSPATPPRKAILSCRFSPKSRISSIQDLFQVQAYFLLLGTLLVLCWRDLLHGRQNISPEKIPXAILETXSIYGGRIDNEFDQRLLNTFLDCIFTTGSFDSEFKVDGHKDIKMPDGIRREEFMNSGLLPDTQTTSWLGLPSNAEKVLLTTQGTDMMGKMLKMQMLEDEDDLTYEKEMKGDRTASTSTEAQPAWMRTLRTTATNWLKLIPQVVNHLKRTVENIKDPLFRFFEREVMMGTHMLQEVRQDLTDVVQVCEGKKQTNDLRTLINDLVKGILPRSWCRYTVLASMTVIQWVADFSERFKQLQAISQGAASEGAKELKNTHVCLGSLFVPEAYITATRQYWSLEELCLEVNVTTTQEDALDVCSFGIKGLKLQGATHGNNKLSLSNYISTELPLTQLRWVKQLSAEKRHMVTLPVYLNFTRADLIFTVDFDIATKEDPHNFHECGVAVLCTE, encoded by the exons ATGACCACACCTCAGGCCGGCGGCTGCGGGGAGAACGAGGCAGACATGGATGTACTGGACTGTGAGGCGACTGGAGACCGATGCGTGGGACTTTACAGTGGGCACGGGCCTCGGATGACACGCAACCATCAGAGGCGAGTGCCacgagaggaggcacaggatgtcTGGACTGGTGGAGCGGCGCACCCAGTGTCTGGAGGTCTACGAGCGCAGAGCGCACAAACCTTCCTGACTGGGATGCTCCTCGACAGCCCG GCAACTCCGCcaaggaaggcgatcctgtcctgcAGGTTctctcccaagtccaggatctcttccatccaggatctcttccaAGTCCAGGCATACTTCCTTCTCCTGGGCACACTGCTTGTCCTTTGTTGGAGGGATCTTCTGCAT GGCCGTCAGAACATCTCCCCAGAGAAGATCCCGTGAGCGATCTTGGAGACCTAATCCATCTACGGCGGCCGCATCGACAACGAGTTTGACCAGCGGCTGCTCAACACCTTCCTGGACTGCATCTTCACCACGGGCAGCTTCGACTCAGAGTTCAAGGTGGACGGCCACAAGGACATCAAGATGCCCGATGGCATCCG ACGTGAGGAGTTCATGAACTCCGGACTGCTGCCGGACACCCAGACCACGTCCTGGCTGGGCCTGCCTAGCAACGCTGAAAAGGTCCTGCTCACCACTCAGG GCACTGACATGATGGGTAAGATGCTGAAAATGCAGATGCTGGAGGATGAGGATGACCTGACCTACGAGAAGGAGATGAAGGGCGACCGCACGGCGTCCACCTCAACCGAGGCCCAGCCCGCCTGGATGCGCACGCTGCGCACCACTGCCACCAATTGGCTGAAGCTCATCCCGCAGGTGGTCAACCACCTCAAGCGTACGGTGGAGAATATCAAG GATCCCCTGTTCCGCTTCTTTGAGCGCGAGGTGATGATGGGCACCCACATGCTTCAGGAGGTGCGGCAAGACCTGACTGATGTGGTGCAGGTGTGCGAGGGCAAGAAGCAAACCAACGACCTGCGGACCCTCATCAACGACCTTGTCAAAg GTATCCTGCCTCGTAGTTGGTGCCGCTACACCGTGCTTGCCTCCATGACTGTCATCCAGTGGGTGGCCGACTTCAGCGAGCGCTTCAAGCAGCTGCAGGCCATCTCCCAGGGAGCTGCCAGCGAGGGCGCTAAGGAGCTCAAG AACACCCATGTGTGCCTGGGCAGCCTGTTTGTCCCTGAGGCCTACATCACGGCCACCCGTCAGTACTGGTCCCTGGAGGAGCTGTGTCTGGAGGTCAACGTCACCACCACACAGGAGGACGCGCTCGACGTCTGCAGCTTCGGCATCAAAG GTCTGAAGCTGCAGGGAGCTACCCACGGCAAcaacaagctctctctctccaactacaTCTCCACTGAGCTGCCACTGACTCAGCTGCGCTGGGTGAAGCAGTTGAGCGCTGAGAAGAGGCACATG GTCACTCTGCCTGTGTATTTGAACTTCACCAGAGCCGATCTCATCTTCACCGTAGACTTTGACATCGCCACCAAGGAAGACCCTCACAACTTCCACGAGTGTGGCGTGGCAGTGCTCTGCACAGAGTAG